A genomic stretch from Desulfotignum balticum DSM 7044 includes:
- a CDS encoding metal-dependent transcriptional regulator gives MEKTVPLSENIEDYLETILALQTQNTVARSKDIAEKLDIKRGSVTGMLKKLAARKLINYEPYGYVTLTPEGEKIAKKIEYRHMVLKDFLFRILEVDEARADETACRMEHAMDSQSFKKFVAFIATLDACPYRKQGID, from the coding sequence ATGGAAAAGACAGTTCCGCTTTCCGAAAATATCGAAGATTACCTGGAAACCATACTGGCGCTGCAAACGCAAAACACAGTGGCCCGATCCAAAGACATTGCCGAAAAACTGGATATCAAACGGGGATCGGTCACAGGCATGCTCAAAAAACTGGCAGCCAGAAAACTGATTAACTATGAGCCGTATGGATATGTAACACTGACCCCGGAAGGAGAAAAAATCGCAAAAAAGATTGAATACCGCCATATGGTACTCAAGGATTTTTTATTCAGGATACTGGAAGTGGATGAAGCACGTGCCGATGAGACCGCCTGCCGCATGGAACATGCCATGGACAGTCAGTCTTTCAAAAAATTTGTGGCATTTATCGCCACGCTGGATGCCTGTCCCTACCGGAAACAGGGCATCGATTGA
- a CDS encoding class I SAM-dependent methyltransferase, protein MDNIFTPDFWIHEWEKIKSDDTYAVHKGFATPEYWDRAAATYNKGRQEKENRKTDKALARFREAGLLSEGMTVLDIGCGTGDLALGLAETGAKVTALDFSSAMLDRFEQAIPPHLKDRIHLRCDDWHGVDIHKNKWENRFDLVTGFMAPALSTSRSFFKMMACGKKGFAIRGWADKKPDPVMAALWEKIMDRPLDDRPQSILYKFNLLIAMKYFPDIWFDKMEWNQTATLGQEIQNQTAFFQKAGSVPETKLRRIIQSYLETIQTDGRISRIQQGLTATVIWSENRW, encoded by the coding sequence ATGGACAATATTTTTACCCCTGATTTCTGGATCCACGAATGGGAAAAAATTAAATCCGATGACACCTATGCCGTGCATAAAGGGTTTGCCACACCGGAATACTGGGACAGGGCCGCCGCCACTTACAACAAGGGAAGGCAGGAAAAAGAAAACCGGAAAACGGATAAAGCCCTGGCCCGGTTCCGGGAGGCCGGCCTGCTGTCTGAAGGCATGACCGTGCTGGACATCGGATGCGGCACCGGGGATTTGGCCCTGGGTCTGGCTGAAACCGGGGCTAAAGTCACGGCCCTGGATTTTTCAAGTGCCATGCTGGACCGGTTCGAGCAGGCCATACCGCCGCATCTGAAGGACCGGATCCATTTGCGCTGTGACGACTGGCATGGGGTGGATATCCATAAAAATAAGTGGGAAAACCGGTTCGATCTGGTCACGGGATTCATGGCACCGGCGTTGTCAACCTCCCGGTCGTTTTTTAAAATGATGGCCTGCGGCAAAAAAGGATTTGCCATCCGGGGGTGGGCGGACAAGAAACCGGATCCCGTCATGGCGGCGCTGTGGGAAAAAATCATGGATCGCCCCCTGGACGACCGGCCCCAATCCATTCTTTATAAATTCAATCTGTTGATTGCCATGAAATATTTTCCAGATATCTGGTTCGACAAAATGGAATGGAACCAGACCGCCACCTTAGGTCAGGAAATTCAGAACCAGACGGCATTTTTCCAGAAGGCCGGTTCCGTCCCTGAGACAAAATTAAGGCGGATCATTCAGTCCTATCTGGAAACCATCCAGACAGACGGCCGGATCAGCCGCATACAGCAAGGCCTGACCGCCACGGTGATCTGGTCTGAAAATCGGTGGTAA
- the nth gene encoding endonuclease III → MLRTLKNRYPDVKTQLVHQTPFQLLTATILSAQCTDRQVNQVTRHLFARFPDPAVLAAANLTDIKKIIYSTGFYNNKAKNIKACAQALLDRHDGQVPDDLDLLVKLPGVGRKTANVVRSAAFGHPAIVVDTHVLRISGRLGLTRSRDPVKVEFDLMKTIPESAWSDLSLQFIYFGRDICDARKPKCDQCPLFDVCVFPGKKNAEIKKRL, encoded by the coding sequence TTGCTCCGCACATTAAAAAACCGGTACCCGGATGTCAAGACCCAACTGGTGCATCAGACCCCGTTTCAACTGCTGACCGCCACTATTTTGTCGGCCCAGTGCACCGACCGCCAGGTCAATCAGGTGACCCGGCATCTGTTTGCGCGGTTTCCCGATCCCGCCGTTCTGGCCGCAGCCAATTTGACTGACATCAAAAAAATTATCTATTCCACGGGGTTTTACAACAACAAGGCCAAAAATATCAAGGCGTGCGCCCAGGCCCTGCTGGACCGCCATGACGGCCAGGTGCCAGATGACCTGGATCTTTTAGTGAAACTGCCCGGTGTGGGGCGAAAGACCGCCAATGTGGTAAGATCGGCGGCGTTCGGGCATCCGGCCATTGTGGTGGATACCCATGTGCTGCGCATATCCGGCCGTTTGGGGTTGACCCGGTCCCGGGATCCGGTCAAAGTGGAATTTGATCTCATGAAAACCATTCCGGAATCAGCCTGGAGTGACCTGTCTTTGCAGTTCATCTATTTTGGCAGAGACATCTGTGATGCCAGAAAACCCAAGTGTGACCAGTGCCCTTTGTTTGATGTGTGCGTGTTTCCCGGCAAAAAAAATGCAGAGATAAAAAAACGCCTTTAA
- a CDS encoding tRNA 4-thiouridine(8) synthase ThiI has translation MSDRKSTSPVRALGLCSGGLDSMLSGVILKNQGIHVTWISFETPFFSSKKAQKASAICDIPLITKDITGPYLKMMEAPKAGFGKNMNPCMDCHALMFETAGRLMQKMAFDFLFSGEVVGQRPKSQTKNALQYVEKNSRFKGFILRPLSARCLPETPMEIQGLVDRTQLLGINGRSRKQQIALARQLGIIEYPAPAGGCLLTDPGFSTRLKDLFDVQKTKEIRHIHLLKYGRHFRLTDTCKLVIGRSETDNEQIMAWYDPTADVQFNHAWLPGPTALLTGRFGKAEIEKAAAMAAAYTKAPENEPTQVRVTIGPEQTLITVVPLKPSKLGSRLIGSLVKDQ, from the coding sequence ATGAGTGACAGAAAAAGCACAAGCCCTGTCCGGGCGTTGGGGCTGTGTTCCGGTGGGCTGGACAGCATGCTGTCCGGCGTTATACTTAAAAATCAAGGCATCCATGTGACCTGGATCAGTTTTGAAACCCCGTTTTTCTCATCAAAAAAAGCGCAAAAAGCGTCCGCCATCTGTGACATCCCTTTGATCACCAAAGACATTACCGGGCCTTATCTGAAAATGATGGAAGCCCCCAAAGCGGGGTTTGGAAAAAACATGAATCCGTGCATGGACTGTCATGCACTCATGTTTGAAACCGCCGGCCGGCTCATGCAGAAAATGGCATTTGATTTTCTGTTCAGCGGAGAAGTCGTGGGCCAGCGGCCCAAATCCCAGACCAAAAACGCCCTGCAATACGTGGAGAAAAACAGCCGGTTCAAAGGGTTTATATTGCGGCCTTTAAGTGCCCGGTGTCTGCCGGAAACGCCCATGGAAATCCAGGGCCTGGTGGACCGAACACAACTTTTGGGCATTAACGGCCGGTCCCGGAAACAGCAGATCGCGCTGGCCCGGCAACTGGGGATTATTGAATACCCGGCCCCGGCCGGCGGGTGCCTGCTCACGGACCCGGGGTTTTCCACCCGGCTCAAAGATCTGTTCGATGTTCAGAAAACAAAAGAGATCCGGCACATTCACCTGCTCAAATACGGCCGCCATTTTCGCCTGACCGATACCTGCAAACTGGTGATCGGACGATCAGAAACAGACAATGAACAGATCATGGCCTGGTATGACCCCACGGCAGATGTGCAATTCAACCATGCATGGCTGCCGGGTCCCACCGCCCTTCTAACGGGGCGGTTCGGAAAAGCGGAGATTGAAAAGGCCGCTGCCATGGCAGCGGCCTATACCAAAGCGCCTGAAAATGAACCCACACAAGTCCGGGTGACCATCGGTCCCGAACAGACCCTGATCACCGTGGTGCCTTTAAAGCCGTCAAAACTGGGGTCCCGATTGATCGGATCCTTAGTCAAGGATCAATAA
- a CDS encoding response regulator, with protein MTDISLENKRILIVDDEPDVLDSLEELLDMATVTRAQSFEQADQLLKEQTFDIAILDIMGVDGYQLLETANKKEIVTVMLTAHALSPDNIKKSYLGGACSYIPKEEMINIETFLLDVLKARKEGKNPWTSWYKRLASFCERKFGKDWDKDEKEFWEKMIYY; from the coding sequence ATGACTGATATCAGTTTGGAAAACAAAAGAATTCTGATTGTGGATGATGAGCCTGATGTGCTGGATTCTCTGGAAGAACTGCTGGACATGGCTACCGTGACCCGGGCCCAGTCGTTTGAACAAGCCGATCAGCTGTTAAAAGAGCAGACATTTGATATTGCCATACTCGATATCATGGGTGTGGACGGATACCAGCTGCTGGAAACGGCCAATAAAAAAGAGATTGTCACCGTGATGCTCACGGCCCATGCCTTAAGCCCGGATAATATTAAAAAATCCTATCTGGGCGGGGCCTGCTCCTATATTCCCAAAGAAGAGATGATCAATATTGAAACGTTTCTGCTGGATGTTCTGAAAGCCAGAAAAGAGGGAAAAAATCCCTGGACCAGCTGGTATAAACGTCTGGCATCCTTTTGTGAAAGAAAGTTCGGCAAGGACTGGGATAAGGATGAAAAGGAATTCTGGGAAAAAATGATCTATTATTGA
- the rlmN gene encoding 23S rRNA (adenine(2503)-C(2))-methyltransferase RlmN translates to MENLLNYTREDLSRWLEKKGVRPFRSGQIFKWLYLKLVDDFDQMTDLGKDLRALLADHFYFDCLTLADTQVSADTTEKYLFQLTDGAHIESVLIPEKDHFTLCVSSQVGCAMNCRFCLTAKGGWKRNLTAGEIIAQVRTVRMFLAHRNMDPQKLSNVVFMGMGEPLANYDQVIQAIAVITDTDFGLKFSPRRVTVSTCGLVPEILELGKACAVNLAVSLNATDDETRSWLMPVNNTYPMTRLLTACQQFTMKPRNKITFEYILIKGVNDSPAHAGQLVRLLFPVRAKVNLIAFNPHPGTRLKAPDPETVKTFLQLLLDKNMTAIVRKSKGADILAACGQLQAQQKNKGIEID, encoded by the coding sequence ATGGAAAATTTATTGAACTATACCCGGGAAGATCTTTCCCGATGGCTTGAAAAAAAAGGGGTCCGGCCGTTTCGATCCGGTCAGATTTTCAAATGGCTGTACCTGAAACTGGTGGATGATTTTGACCAGATGACCGATCTGGGCAAAGATCTGAGGGCCCTGCTGGCCGATCATTTTTATTTTGACTGCCTGACTCTGGCGGACACACAGGTGTCTGCGGACACCACGGAAAAATATCTGTTTCAGCTGACGGACGGGGCCCATATCGAATCCGTGCTTATACCGGAAAAAGATCATTTTACCCTGTGTGTGTCCTCCCAGGTGGGATGTGCCATGAACTGCCGGTTCTGTCTGACGGCCAAAGGGGGATGGAAAAGAAACCTGACCGCCGGGGAGATCATTGCCCAGGTCCGGACCGTGCGGATGTTTCTTGCACACAGAAACATGGATCCCCAGAAACTGTCCAATGTCGTGTTCATGGGCATGGGTGAACCCCTGGCCAATTATGATCAGGTGATCCAGGCCATTGCCGTGATCACGGATACGGATTTCGGATTGAAATTTTCCCCGAGGCGGGTCACGGTGTCCACCTGCGGCCTGGTGCCTGAAATCCTGGAGCTGGGAAAGGCGTGCGCCGTGAATCTGGCGGTTTCCCTCAATGCCACGGATGATGAAACCCGGTCCTGGCTGATGCCGGTCAACAACACCTATCCCATGACACGGCTTTTAACCGCGTGTCAACAGTTCACCATGAAGCCCAGAAACAAGATCACCTTTGAATATATCCTGATCAAAGGCGTGAACGATTCGCCGGCCCATGCCGGTCAACTGGTCCGGCTTTTGTTCCCGGTGCGGGCCAAGGTCAATCTCATTGCATTCAACCCGCATCCGGGAACCCGTTTGAAAGCACCGGATCCGGAAACCGTTAAAACATTTTTGCAGTTACTGCTGGATAAAAATATGACCGCCATTGTAAGGAAAAGCAAAGGAGCCGATATTCTGGCCGCCTGTGGACAGCTCCAGGCACAGCAAAAGAATAAAGGGATTGAAATCGACTAA
- the ffh gene encoding signal recognition particle protein, translated as MFENLSDRLDSVFKKLKGHGTLNEKNIEEGLKQVRMALLEADVNYKVAKNVISDIKTRALGQEVMESLTPGQQVIKIVYDEFTRMMGSKHQALDLGTGSSGSIMLVGLQGSGKTTTAGKLGLYLRKQGRTPFLVPVDVYRPAAIDQLKKIGTQLDLPVFDSTPDMKPLKICQDAQIAAREQGCDTLVYDTAGRLHMDDTLMAELETLKKGVSPSEILLVADAMTGQDAVNIAGSFDQRLDLTGVVLTKMDGDARGGAALSIKAVTGKPLKFIGVGEKFTGLEPFHPDRMASKILGMGDTLSFIERAQEAVDEKEAKTLEKKLRQNAFTLEDFRDQMKTVRKMGSVKDILGMLPGMNKKQLKGLNIDEKEFVKIEAIINSMTPEEREKYAIIKASRKKRIAFGSGTTVQDVNKLLKSYTQSMKMIKKFNKGGMRSLKNMLPF; from the coding sequence ATGTTTGAAAATTTGAGTGACAGGCTTGATTCGGTCTTTAAGAAGCTGAAAGGCCACGGCACCCTGAATGAGAAGAATATTGAAGAAGGTCTCAAACAGGTAAGAATGGCACTTCTTGAGGCGGATGTCAATTATAAGGTTGCAAAAAATGTCATTTCAGATATAAAGACCCGGGCACTTGGCCAGGAGGTCATGGAAAGTCTGACACCGGGTCAGCAGGTCATCAAGATCGTGTATGACGAGTTCACCCGGATGATGGGATCAAAACACCAAGCCCTGGATCTGGGCACGGGTTCTTCCGGGTCCATTATGCTGGTGGGACTTCAGGGGTCGGGTAAAACCACGACTGCCGGCAAGCTGGGTCTTTATCTGCGCAAGCAGGGAAGAACCCCGTTTCTGGTACCCGTGGATGTGTACCGGCCGGCAGCCATTGACCAGCTGAAAAAAATCGGGACCCAGCTGGATCTGCCCGTGTTTGACAGCACCCCGGACATGAAACCGCTCAAGATCTGCCAGGACGCCCAGATAGCGGCCAGAGAACAGGGCTGCGACACCCTGGTGTATGACACGGCCGGACGTCTGCACATGGATGACACCCTGATGGCGGAACTGGAAACCCTGAAAAAAGGGGTGAGTCCATCGGAAATACTTCTGGTGGCCGATGCCATGACCGGTCAGGATGCCGTGAATATTGCCGGCTCCTTTGACCAGCGCCTGGACCTCACCGGGGTGGTTCTGACCAAAATGGATGGAGATGCCAGAGGCGGAGCGGCATTGTCCATCAAGGCCGTGACCGGCAAACCGCTGAAATTCATCGGTGTGGGAGAAAAATTCACCGGCCTGGAACCGTTTCACCCGGACCGGATGGCCTCTAAAATTTTAGGGATGGGAGACACCCTTTCTTTTATCGAGCGGGCCCAGGAGGCCGTGGATGAAAAGGAAGCCAAAACCCTTGAAAAAAAACTGCGGCAGAACGCCTTTACCCTGGAAGATTTCAGAGACCAGATGAAAACCGTCCGGAAAATGGGATCGGTCAAGGACATTTTAGGCATGTTGCCGGGAATGAACAAAAAACAGCTCAAAGGGTTGAATATTGATGAAAAGGAATTTGTGAAAATCGAAGCCATCATCAATTCCATGACTCCGGAAGAAAGGGAAAAATATGCCATTATCAAGGCCTCCCGGAAAAAACGGATCGCCTTTGGCTCCGGGACCACGGTTCAGGATGTCAACAAGCTGTTGAAAAGCTACACCCAGTCCATGAAAATGATCAAGAAGTTCAATAAAGGCGGCATGCGCTCATTGAAAAACATGCTGCCGTTTTAA
- the rpsP gene encoding 30S ribosomal protein S16 has translation MSVRIRLTRKGTKKKPFYRIVAADIEAPRDGRFLETLGTYNPMTEPADIVLKQDRIQYWLDQGATPSTTVTSLLKKQAAAPEPAATA, from the coding sequence ATGTCCGTTAGAATCAGATTGACCCGCAAGGGTACCAAGAAAAAACCGTTTTACAGAATCGTGGCCGCAGACATTGAAGCCCCCAGAGACGGCCGGTTTCTGGAAACTTTAGGAACTTACAACCCCATGACCGAACCGGCCGACATCGTGCTCAAGCAGGACCGGATCCAGTACTGGCTGGACCAGGGTGCCACTCCCTCCACCACGGTGACGAGCCTTTTGAAAAAACAGGCGGCCGCGCCCGAACCGGCTGCAACGGCCTGA
- a CDS encoding KH domain-containing protein: MKELIEYIAKALVDDPDQVHVSEVVGDQTSVLELKVAKEDLGKVIGKQGRSARAMRTILSAASTKMKKRTVLEIIE; the protein is encoded by the coding sequence ATGAAAGAGCTGATTGAATACATTGCCAAAGCACTGGTGGATGACCCCGACCAGGTCCATGTTTCAGAGGTTGTCGGAGATCAGACATCGGTTCTGGAACTTAAAGTCGCCAAAGAGGATCTGGGAAAGGTGATCGGAAAACAAGGCAGATCGGCCCGGGCCATGCGAACCATTTTAAGTGCGGCATCCACCAAAATGAAAAAAAGAACCGTTCTGGAAATCATTGAATAA
- the rimM gene encoding ribosome maturation factor RimM (Essential for efficient processing of 16S rRNA) produces the protein MTGKVSSDTGFLSLLVMGEITGAHGLEGNIKVRSFAQAPDLFAPGSRVFVSSGTRADAQPFVIDHCVSYKKGLLMRLAGIKDRDMADALMGKQILVPRSRLPEPEENAWYWEDLYGLTVTDEVSGDLGTIDTIFSTGAHDILVVKNKDRELLIPMHRQFVMSVDIENARVVTRLPEGYDTGL, from the coding sequence GTGACTGGAAAAGTCTCTTCAGACACCGGTTTTCTTTCGCTGCTGGTCATGGGCGAAATTACCGGCGCCCATGGGCTGGAAGGCAATATCAAGGTCCGGTCATTTGCCCAGGCACCGGATCTTTTTGCCCCGGGAAGCCGGGTGTTTGTGTCATCAGGAACCCGGGCGGATGCGCAGCCGTTTGTGATTGATCATTGCGTTTCTTATAAAAAAGGACTGCTCATGCGGCTGGCCGGAATTAAAGACCGGGACATGGCAGATGCGCTGATGGGAAAACAGATTCTGGTACCGCGCAGCCGGCTGCCGGAACCGGAAGAAAACGCCTGGTACTGGGAGGATCTGTACGGTCTGACCGTGACCGATGAGGTATCCGGTGATTTAGGGACCATTGACACTATTTTTTCCACCGGAGCCCATGATATTCTGGTGGTGAAAAACAAGGACCGGGAACTGCTGATTCCCATGCACCGGCAGTTTGTCATGTCAGTGGACATTGAAAACGCCCGGGTGGTCACCCGGTTGCCGGAAGGATATGATACAGGCCTGTGA
- the trmD gene encoding tRNA (guanosine(37)-N1)-methyltransferase TrmD, with translation MDFTVLTLFPELVQAFFDHGMIGRAIRQELITGRTIQIRDFATDRHHTVDDRPYGGGFGMIMKPEPLADAIALAKKQAPDAQVVLMTPQGEPFHQQAALEMADSDTALIFVCGRYEGIDERIITRFVDKEISVGDYVMTGGELASMVVMDAVSRLIPGVLGKEGSFISDSFMDHRLEHAQYTRPEQFMGDPVPDVLLSGDHGRIQKWRTRSSLARTFVRRPDLLAAHPPDPEEKALLMQWHNDLEALLYPH, from the coding sequence ATGGACTTTACGGTGTTAACTTTGTTTCCGGAGCTGGTGCAGGCGTTTTTTGATCACGGCATGATCGGCCGGGCCATCCGCCAGGAGCTGATCACCGGCAGGACCATCCAGATCCGGGATTTTGCCACGGACCGGCATCACACCGTGGATGACCGACCCTATGGCGGCGGATTCGGCATGATCATGAAACCCGAACCCTTGGCAGATGCCATTGCGCTGGCAAAAAAACAAGCACCTGATGCCCAGGTGGTGCTCATGACGCCCCAGGGAGAACCGTTCCACCAGCAGGCGGCCCTGGAAATGGCAGACAGTGACACGGCCCTGATTTTTGTATGCGGCCGGTACGAGGGGATTGATGAACGGATCATCACCCGGTTTGTGGACAAAGAGATTTCGGTGGGAGATTATGTCATGACCGGCGGAGAACTGGCCAGCATGGTGGTCATGGATGCCGTCTCCCGGTTGATCCCCGGGGTTCTGGGAAAAGAAGGGTCCTTTATATCGGATTCTTTCATGGACCACCGACTGGAACACGCCCAGTATACCCGGCCGGAGCAATTCATGGGAGACCCGGTGCCTGATGTACTCCTGTCCGGGGACCATGGACGGATTCAGAAGTGGCGGACCCGGTCATCTTTGGCCCGGACATTTGTCCGGCGGCCGGATCTTCTGGCAGCTCATCCACCGGATCCGGAGGAAAAGGCGTTGCTTATGCAATGGCACAACGATCTGGAAGCATTGCTTTATCCCCATTAA
- a CDS encoding RNA methyltransferase, translating to MDNLYIALVHYPVVNKKNKTIGSALTTIDMHDIARASMTFGVKRVYVITPFQDQADLAHEVIRHWTQGAGSRLNPSRKQALELIRVADTFEAAVQQIQAEHNRPVVTIATSARMNQKTISPHALKQKQRSDTPCLLIFGTAWGLADELINQCDMQLDPITGPGDYNHLSVRSAASIYLDRLMNG from the coding sequence ATGGACAACCTGTATATTGCCCTGGTCCATTATCCGGTGGTGAACAAAAAAAACAAAACCATTGGATCCGCCTTGACCACCATCGATATGCATGATATTGCCAGGGCATCCATGACCTTTGGCGTCAAAAGGGTGTATGTGATCACCCCTTTTCAGGACCAGGCAGACCTGGCCCATGAAGTGATCCGGCACTGGACCCAGGGGGCAGGATCCCGGTTGAACCCTTCCCGGAAACAAGCCCTGGAACTGATCCGGGTGGCAGACACATTTGAAGCGGCCGTCCAGCAGATTCAGGCGGAACACAACCGGCCGGTGGTCACCATTGCCACCAGCGCCCGGATGAACCAAAAAACGATTTCACCCCATGCCTTGAAACAGAAACAGCGGTCAGATACCCCATGTTTGCTGATTTTCGGGACTGCATGGGGATTGGCGGATGAACTGATAAACCAATGCGACATGCAGCTGGACCCCATCACAGGTCCGGGGGATTACAACCACCTGTCGGTCCGATCAGCAGCATCCATTTACTTAGACAGACTGATGAACGGCTGA
- the rplS gene encoding 50S ribosomal protein L19: MSNVIEKLEKEQMRLDIPKFDSGDTIKVHVKIREGDKERIQMFQGVVIKKTNGMAGARFTVRKISNGIGVERIFPLHSPIIDQIEVVTKGRVRRSKLYYLRNLRGKAARIKEKRFA; the protein is encoded by the coding sequence ATGAGCAACGTAATAGAAAAATTGGAAAAAGAACAGATGCGCCTGGATATTCCGAAATTCGATTCAGGAGATACCATCAAGGTGCATGTGAAAATCAGGGAAGGGGACAAAGAACGGATCCAGATGTTCCAGGGTGTGGTGATCAAAAAGACCAACGGAATGGCCGGTGCCCGGTTCACCGTGAGAAAGATTTCCAACGGCATCGGCGTGGAGCGTATTTTTCCGCTGCATTCCCCGATCATCGATCAAATCGAAGTGGTGACCAAAGGGCGGGTCCGCCGTTCAAAACTGTATTACCTGCGCAATCTGCGGGGAAAAGCGGCCAGGATCAAAGAAAAACGCTTTGCATAA
- a CDS encoding ribonuclease HII has translation MHNAGFMWQIEQTIRQKGFQRIAGIDEAGRGPLAGPVVSAAVILPADFSCPGITDSKKLSEKKRCRFFPIIMSHAVAVGVGLCDHKEIDATNILAAALASMKRAVANLDTPPDYLLVDGKFPLAMDISQQAVVRGDSKSISIAAASIIAKVTRDRIMATLHQTFPEYLFIRHKGYPTAAHKQAIQIHGPCPVHRKTFKGVLQA, from the coding sequence TTGCATAATGCCGGTTTCATGTGGCAGATCGAACAGACGATCCGGCAAAAAGGATTTCAACGGATTGCAGGTATTGACGAGGCCGGCAGGGGACCCCTTGCCGGCCCTGTCGTGTCTGCGGCCGTCATCCTTCCTGCGGATTTCTCCTGCCCGGGCATTACGGATTCCAAAAAACTGTCGGAAAAAAAGCGATGCCGGTTTTTCCCGATAATCATGTCCCATGCCGTGGCGGTTGGCGTGGGATTATGCGACCACAAAGAAATCGATGCCACCAATATCCTGGCGGCAGCACTGGCTTCCATGAAGCGGGCCGTTGCCAATCTGGACACTCCCCCGGATTATCTGCTGGTGGACGGCAAATTTCCTCTGGCCATGGATATTTCCCAGCAGGCAGTGGTCAGGGGAGACAGCAAAAGTATCTCCATTGCGGCGGCGTCCATCATTGCCAAAGTGACCCGGGACCGGATCATGGCCACCCTTCACCAGACTTTTCCTGAGTACCTTTTTATCCGGCACAAGGGATATCCCACAGCCGCACACAAACAGGCCATTCAAATCCACGGTCCCTGCCCGGTTCACCGCAAAACCTTTAAAGGAGTCTTGCAGGCATGA
- a CDS encoding YraN family protein, giving the protein MTQYRKQLGRSGEQEAVRHLIESGYTIVETNYTTRFAEIDIIAATQDCLVFVEVKARTSLKKGLPKEAVHAAKQHKIIQAARQFLKTQPSTAWRHIRFDVMEIFFEPAQTRINHIPHAFHIG; this is encoded by the coding sequence ATGACCCAATATCGAAAGCAACTGGGCCGATCCGGAGAACAGGAGGCGGTCAGACATTTGATCGAATCCGGATACACCATTGTGGAAACCAATTATACCACCCGGTTTGCTGAAATCGATATCATTGCCGCCACCCAGGACTGCCTGGTGTTTGTGGAAGTAAAAGCCCGTACCAGTTTAAAAAAAGGACTGCCAAAAGAAGCGGTACATGCTGCCAAGCAGCACAAAATCATTCAGGCAGCCCGGCAGTTTTTGAAAACCCAGCCTTCGACCGCGTGGCGTCACATTCGATTCGATGTGATGGAAATTTTTTTTGAACCCGCCCAAACCCGCATCAACCATATCCCCCATGCATTCCATATTGGATAA